One window of Rhizobium leguminosarum genomic DNA carries:
- a CDS encoding ABC transporter ATP-binding protein, whose product MSISDAIYRPFETLIRPLDIPYRPLPSKGPVTVLLHFISMFRGVLIALALCSMVFELINLTIVWGLSVIVDGVTQQGAAAFLHNEWLLLSVLGFLIFPVMPIVSFMLNTLNSHTLGIGMPAAIQWQGHKAVERQDLAFFHDLYAGQVASRLSQVSSAVQQQILAGFQSIPRFLMQLVGSVILLSALAWQLALPVVVWIALNIAFTARVVPVFVERSRRTAKQRSLVAGAITDLYTNMQMIKQFAAEDSEAGAIRRIIQKAVQTQHSEQRIYRSSEVTVVILNTLLWLTMLSIGFSGLVKGFLTVGEFVGAVYILNRLSSQIFVFLQMGQQIFQAIGTIKDAMPVMTTPPTITDRPDATELGVQRGEIRFENLHFAYKSGKPVIDDLSLTVRPGEKVGLVGLSGAGKTTLANLLLRFYDIKDGAILIDGQDIRAVTQSSLRRAIGVIAQDVALLHRSVGDNIRYGRPEATRDEIERVTKMASADAFIADLTDSEGRKGYDAFVGDRGIKLSGGQRQRVAIARVLLKDAPILVLDEATSALDSESEAAIQERLNLVMEGKTVIAIAHRLSTIARMDRIVVLDRGRIVEEGRPDELVEGDGLFARLWKRQTGGFIPEDIDEALPDSPAT is encoded by the coding sequence ATGTCGATTTCCGATGCGATTTACCGTCCCTTCGAAACGTTGATCCGGCCACTCGACATTCCCTACCGGCCGCTGCCTTCCAAAGGTCCGGTGACGGTGCTCCTGCACTTCATCTCGATGTTCCGCGGTGTGCTGATCGCGCTTGCGCTTTGCTCCATGGTGTTCGAGTTGATCAACCTGACGATCGTCTGGGGGCTTTCGGTCATCGTCGATGGCGTGACGCAACAGGGCGCCGCCGCCTTCCTGCACAATGAATGGCTGCTGTTGAGCGTTCTCGGCTTCCTGATCTTTCCGGTCATGCCGATCGTGTCGTTCATGCTGAATACGCTGAACTCGCATACTTTAGGCATCGGCATGCCGGCTGCCATTCAATGGCAGGGACATAAGGCGGTGGAGCGGCAAGACCTTGCCTTCTTCCATGATCTCTATGCCGGCCAGGTTGCCTCACGCCTCTCGCAGGTATCCTCCGCCGTCCAGCAGCAGATCCTTGCCGGCTTCCAGTCCATCCCGCGCTTCCTGATGCAGCTGGTGGGCTCCGTTATCCTGCTGAGCGCACTCGCCTGGCAGCTTGCCCTGCCTGTCGTCGTCTGGATCGCGCTCAACATCGCATTCACCGCCAGGGTCGTGCCTGTTTTCGTCGAGCGCTCGCGCCGCACCGCCAAGCAGCGCAGCCTGGTCGCCGGTGCCATCACCGATCTTTATACCAACATGCAGATGATCAAGCAGTTTGCGGCCGAAGACAGCGAGGCTGGCGCCATCCGCCGCATCATCCAGAAGGCCGTGCAGACGCAGCACAGCGAGCAGCGTATCTATCGCTCGTCGGAAGTGACTGTCGTCATTCTCAACACGCTGCTGTGGCTGACCATGCTGTCGATCGGATTTTCTGGCCTTGTCAAAGGCTTCCTCACGGTCGGCGAGTTCGTTGGCGCGGTCTACATCCTCAACCGGCTGTCGTCGCAGATCTTCGTCTTCCTCCAGATGGGCCAGCAGATCTTCCAGGCGATCGGCACGATCAAGGACGCCATGCCCGTCATGACCACACCTCCGACGATCACCGACCGGCCGGATGCGACCGAGCTCGGTGTTCAGCGCGGCGAAATACGTTTCGAGAACCTCCACTTTGCCTACAAGTCAGGCAAACCCGTCATCGACGACCTGTCGCTGACGGTCCGGCCCGGCGAGAAGGTGGGCCTGGTCGGCCTTTCCGGAGCCGGCAAGACCACGCTCGCAAACCTGCTTCTGCGCTTCTACGACATCAAGGACGGCGCGATCCTGATCGACGGGCAGGATATCCGCGCCGTCACCCAGTCCAGTCTTCGCCGCGCGATCGGGGTCATCGCGCAGGACGTCGCCCTGCTGCACCGGTCAGTCGGCGACAATATCCGCTACGGCCGGCCGGAGGCGACGCGGGATGAGATCGAACGGGTGACGAAGATGGCGAGCGCCGATGCCTTCATCGCCGATCTGACCGACAGCGAGGGCCGCAAGGGCTACGACGCTTTCGTCGGCGACCGCGGCATCAAACTGTCAGGCGGCCAGCGGCAACGCGTGGCGATCGCCCGCGTTCTCCTGAAGGACGCGCCGATCCTGGTGCTCGACGAAGCGACGTCCGCGCTCGACAGCGAATCCGAAGCCGCCATCCAGGAGCGGTTGAACCTCGTCATGGAGGGAAAGACGGTGATCGCCATCGCCCACCGCCTTTCCACAATCGCCAGGATGGACCGGATCGTCGTGCTCGATCGCGGGCGGATCGTGGAGGAGGGCAGGCCGGACGAGCTGGTCGAAGGCGACGGCCTGTTTGCCCGCCTGTGGAAACGCCAAACCGGCGGCTTCATACCCGAAGACATCGACGAAGCATTGCCGGATTCACCCGCGACCTGA
- a CDS encoding LysE family transporter: MNYIDSLALLVSVYIASLVSPGPNFIIVTNTSMTVSRAAGLFAGLGLAIASLTWAVMAMAGLGFLLSHFEWLHIVLQVAGALYLIWLGLKMIRNASKPLKPTGPSEVTWRSAMRRAYIVSMTNPKSVAFFGSIFALVIPAHAPVWLYCVIALTCFLLSALWYCGLAFFFSNPRISAGFLRFKASIERVMGAALVLIGGRLLLVR, from the coding sequence ATGAACTATATCGATTCACTCGCATTGCTCGTCAGCGTCTACATCGCCTCCCTCGTCAGCCCCGGACCGAATTTCATCATCGTCACCAACACAAGCATGACGGTATCCCGCGCTGCCGGGCTCTTCGCAGGTCTCGGACTTGCGATCGCATCCCTGACCTGGGCGGTCATGGCGATGGCGGGGCTCGGTTTTCTGCTTAGCCATTTCGAATGGCTGCATATAGTGTTGCAGGTGGCCGGCGCGCTGTATCTGATCTGGCTGGGCCTGAAGATGATCCGCAACGCGTCCAAGCCCTTGAAGCCGACGGGACCGAGCGAAGTCACATGGCGCTCCGCCATGCGCCGCGCCTACATCGTCAGCATGACCAATCCGAAATCGGTGGCTTTCTTCGGCAGTATCTTTGCCCTCGTCATCCCGGCACATGCGCCCGTCTGGCTCTATTGCGTCATCGCCCTGACTTGTTTTCTTCTTTCGGCCCTGTGGTATTGCGGCCTGGCTTTTTTCTTTTCGAACCCGCGCATTTCCGCCGGTTTCCTGCGGTTCAAGGCCAGCATCGAGCGGGTAATGGGCGCCGCGCTGGTCTTGATCGGCGGCCGTCTGCTGTTAGTCCGCTGA